The following are encoded together in the bacterium genome:
- a CDS encoding M48 family metalloprotease: MPIRYILALTLLYEIAFCIILFPPQISSENAVKPADIPQVVELPMPGGQNLEADIESTILRIRSGVLPPIEEDATLDASEDLLQQDVHLVFNHAESALYMKRIDEHLGRGAMARNDPHHHRIRLYDDRFIPVKNQVVLQHKYPFSLPGGTVFFGARLFLKSESEAEIAGVLAHEAAHGILRHTATSRLYQKNIARLQERAEKNSSSYDLMVLAFATAFVFADFDRSIEKEADMLAQVILREAGYDDLAFTTVLKENLSPTEKSRIKRAEEDSFVNRSKGAPRRKFIIASPEKFSALQLSLKYYLEKYEK; the protein is encoded by the coding sequence ATGCCTATTCGCTATATTTTGGCGCTTACTTTGCTTTATGAGATCGCGTTTTGCATCATCCTGTTTCCTCCGCAGATATCTTCAGAAAATGCTGTCAAGCCGGCAGATATCCCGCAGGTTGTCGAATTACCAATGCCTGGAGGACAAAACCTTGAGGCGGATATCGAGAGCACCATACTCCGGATCCGTTCGGGCGTTCTGCCACCTATCGAAGAAGATGCGACACTTGATGCATCGGAAGACCTTCTGCAGCAGGATGTCCACCTTGTCTTTAACCACGCAGAGAGCGCTTTGTACATGAAGCGCATCGATGAACATCTTGGACGAGGCGCAATGGCCCGCAACGACCCCCATCATCATCGCATCCGCCTTTATGACGATCGTTTTATCCCCGTGAAAAACCAGGTGGTCCTTCAGCACAAATATCCATTTTCATTGCCGGGCGGAACCGTGTTTTTTGGCGCCCGGCTCTTTCTGAAGAGTGAGAGTGAGGCTGAAATTGCCGGAGTTCTGGCCCACGAGGCAGCTCATGGCATCTTGCGTCACACCGCCACGTCTCGCCTCTACCAAAAAAATATCGCCCGCCTTCAGGAAAGGGCAGAAAAAAATTCTTCTTCTTACGACCTGATGGTCCTTGCCTTCGCGACCGCATTTGTTTTTGCGGATTTCGATCGGAGCATAGAGAAAGAAGCGGATATGCTCGCCCAGGTCATCTTACGAGAAGCCGGATACGACGACCTTGCATTTACGACGGTGCTGAAAGAGAACCTTAGCCCCACCGAAAAATCCCGCATAAAACGGGCGGAAGAAGACAGTTTTGTAAACCGTTCTAAGGGGGCGCCGAGAAGGAAATTCATTATCGCAAGCCCCGAAAAATTCAGCGCCCTCCAATTATCGCTCAAGTATTATCTTGAGAAATATGAAAAGTGA